In a genomic window of Scyliorhinus torazame isolate Kashiwa2021f chromosome 5, sScyTor2.1, whole genome shotgun sequence:
- the LOC140419954 gene encoding uncharacterized protein, with amino-acid sequence MEKPWKCGDCGKGFRFPSVLETHRRSHTGERPFTCSQCGKEFTKLSHLKTHQPVHVGAKPFTCSTCGEGFSTSSELRTHQQVHTGEGPFTHSECGKGFTQVSNLLGHTVTHSNERPFKCSDCGSSFKRSHKLMNHQCIHTRQRLFSCSHCTKRFQNSSHLLTHQILHTGERPFTCCQCGKGFTQISNLRRHERIHTGKRPFTCSDCGKGFTRLSHLQTHQRIHTGERPFTCSDCGTGFTRLSHLQAHQRIHTGERPFTCSDCGKGFTQLPNLQAHQRVHTGERPFTCSECGKGFTLLATLQAHQRLHTGERPFICTVCRKGFTRSTLLLRHQQVHE; translated from the coding sequence atggagaaaccatggaaatgtggggactgtgggaagggattcagattcccatctgtactggaaacccatcgacgcagtcacactggggagaggccgttcacctgctctcagtgtgggaaggaattcactaagTTATCccacctgaagacacaccagccaGTCCATGTCGGggcgaagccattcacctgctccacatgtggggAGGGGTTCAGTACTTCATCTGAACTGCGTACACACCaacaggttcacactggggagggacCATTCACCCAcagtgagtgtgggaagggatttactcaggtaTCCAATCTGCTgggccacactgtcactcacagcaatgagagaccctttaaatgctctgactgtgggagcagCTTCAAAAGGTCTCACAAACTGATGAACCATCAGTGCATTCACACCAGGCAGAGACTGTTCAGCtgttctcactgcacaaagaggtttcaaaactcatcccatctgctgacacaccagatcctgcacaccggagagaggccattcacctgctgtcagtgtggaaagggattcactcaaataagcaacctgcggagacacgagcgaattcacactgggaagaggccgttcacctgctctgattgtgggaagggattcactcggttatcccacctacagacacaccagcgaattcacactggggagaggccattcacctgctctgactgtgggacaggattcacccggttatcccacctgcaggcacaccagcgaattcacactggggagaggccgttcacctgctctgactgtgggaagggattcactcagttacccaatctgcaagcacaccagcgagttcacactggggagaggccattcacctgctctgaatgtgggaagggattcactcttttAGCCACGTTGCAGGCACACCAGcgtcttcacactggggagaggccattcatctgcaccgtgtgtaggaagggattcacgcggtcaacacttctgctgagacac